The following coding sequences are from one Lolium rigidum isolate FL_2022 chromosome 6, APGP_CSIRO_Lrig_0.1, whole genome shotgun sequence window:
- the LOC124661552 gene encoding crossover junction endonuclease MUS81-like isoform X1 — protein sequence MAPGVPKQLGVRLPENEEVARLLLEKHRSMLEKGLTDNLSLTLSTAYRNVCGAKEHIRTLKDLLKIKGVGRWVIRLVKESFPESTPDLSPPKIKAKSKKGKKTKRSEHSPDFVCSSSANMASQELIQLTSQEQISCSSEVQNTSNSSGNIILSDSDSDEPYKGNNPVIGNGLTSNFGASDCSVSIPPLSSQGTSELQPSSTPYQGSAEFSSLDKDTDGLSNSILAMPPRLCNEKFLEAYEVVLVLDDRETFGYHGMRVVSNIHSKFRVPVEIKRLPVGDGIWIARHRRSRTEYVLDFIVERKGVTDLVSSIRDSRYKDQKLRLKKCGLRKLIYLVEGDPNASHASESVKTACLTTEILEGFDVQRTTGYPDTEKTYGHLTLSIIDYYSTHFSSRANTSRVCLTYDEFVKKCSDPKKLTVSDIFALQLMQVPQVTEETALAVTELYPTLLSLARAYSMLDGNTREQEQMLNKKSKMVNTGASRNIFKLVWSEG from the exons ATGGCGCCGGGGGTGCCGAAGCAGCTCGGGGTGCGCCTCCCCGAGAACGAGGAGGTTGCGCGTCTCCTCCTGGAGAAGCACCGCTCGATGCTGGAAAAGGGCCTCACGGACAACCTGAGCCTCACGCTCTCCACCGCCTACCGCAACGTCTGCGGCGCCAAGGAGCACATCCGGACCCTCAAGGATCTGTTAAAGATCAA GGGTGTTGGGCGTTGGGTCATCCGTCTCGTCAAAGAGTCCTTTCCAGAGTCCACTCCAGATTTATCCCCTCCAAAAATTAAAGCGAAGAGTAAAAAGG GGAAGAAAACAAAAAGATCAGAGCATAGTCCTGATTTTGTTTGCAGCAGTTCTGCTAATATGGCATCCCAAGAACTGATACAGTTGACGAGTCAAGAGCAGATCAGTTGCAGTTCTGAAGTTCAAAACACC AGTAACTCCTCTGGAAATATCATTCTTAGCGATTCAGATTCTGATGAACCATATAAAGGGAACAATCCTGTGATAG GCAATGGACTGACTTCTAATTTCGGAGCGTCAGATTGTTCAGTTTCTATTCCACCTCTTTCATCTCAAGGAACATCTGAGCTGCAACCTTCTAGCACACCT TACCAGGGTTCTGCTGAATTCAGTAGTCTAGACAAGGATACGGATGGTCTGAGCAATTCTATACTAGCTATGCCTCCTCGTCTATGCAACGAAAAATTTCTCGAAGCTTATGAAGTGGTGTTGGTATTGGATGACCGTGAAACTTTCGG GTACCATGGCATGAGAGTTGTTAGTAACATCCATTCAAAGTTTCGTGTACCTGTTGAG ATAAAACGCTTGCCTGTTGGAGATGGTATTTGGATTGCTCGTCATAGAAGATCTCGCACAGAGTATGTTCTTGATTTTATTGTTGAAAGGAAAGGTGTCACAGACTTAGTTAGCTCAATTAGAGACAGCAGGTACAAAGATCAGAAATTAAGGCTAAAG AAATGTGGGCTAAGGAAGCTGATATATCTGGTTGAAGGTGATCCAAACGCTTCACATGCATCAGAGAGCGTCAAAACAGC GTGCTTGACCACTGAGATTCTTGAAGGATTTGATGTTCAGAGAACCACTGGGTATCCTGATACTGAGAAGACATACGGCCACCTCACACTTTCGATCATTGATTACTATAGCACGCATTTCTCAAGCAGAGCAAACACTTCTCGAGTTTGCTTAACCTATGACGAGTTTGTCAAGAAGTGCTCTGACCCCAAGAAGCTAACTGTGAGCGACATATTCGCCCTTCAACTCATGCAG GTACCACAGGTGACGGAAGAAACTGCGCTCGCTGTAACAGAGCTCTACCCAACTCTTTTATCGCTTGCTCGGGCATACTCCATGCTT GATGGCAATACCCGTGAACAAGAGCAGATGTTGAACAAGAAGAGCAAGATGGTAAACACAGGGGCCAGCAGAAATATCTTCAAGCTTGTCTGGAGTGAAGGGTGA
- the LOC124661552 gene encoding crossover junction endonuclease MUS81-like isoform X2: protein MAPGVPKQLGVRLPENEEVARLLLEKHRSMLEKGLTDNLSLTLSTAYRNVCGAKEHIRTLKDLLKIKGVGRWVIRLVKESFPESTPDLSPPKIKAKSKKGKKTKRSEHSPDFVCSSSANMASQELIQLTSQEQISCSSEVQNTSNSSGNIILSDSDSDEPYKGNNPVIGNGLTSNFGASDCSVSIPPLSSQGTSELQPSSTPGSAEFSSLDKDTDGLSNSILAMPPRLCNEKFLEAYEVVLVLDDRETFGYHGMRVVSNIHSKFRVPVEIKRLPVGDGIWIARHRRSRTEYVLDFIVERKGVTDLVSSIRDSRYKDQKLRLKKCGLRKLIYLVEGDPNASHASESVKTACLTTEILEGFDVQRTTGYPDTEKTYGHLTLSIIDYYSTHFSSRANTSRVCLTYDEFVKKCSDPKKLTVSDIFALQLMQVPQVTEETALAVTELYPTLLSLARAYSMLDGNTREQEQMLNKKSKMVNTGASRNIFKLVWSEG from the exons ATGGCGCCGGGGGTGCCGAAGCAGCTCGGGGTGCGCCTCCCCGAGAACGAGGAGGTTGCGCGTCTCCTCCTGGAGAAGCACCGCTCGATGCTGGAAAAGGGCCTCACGGACAACCTGAGCCTCACGCTCTCCACCGCCTACCGCAACGTCTGCGGCGCCAAGGAGCACATCCGGACCCTCAAGGATCTGTTAAAGATCAA GGGTGTTGGGCGTTGGGTCATCCGTCTCGTCAAAGAGTCCTTTCCAGAGTCCACTCCAGATTTATCCCCTCCAAAAATTAAAGCGAAGAGTAAAAAGG GGAAGAAAACAAAAAGATCAGAGCATAGTCCTGATTTTGTTTGCAGCAGTTCTGCTAATATGGCATCCCAAGAACTGATACAGTTGACGAGTCAAGAGCAGATCAGTTGCAGTTCTGAAGTTCAAAACACC AGTAACTCCTCTGGAAATATCATTCTTAGCGATTCAGATTCTGATGAACCATATAAAGGGAACAATCCTGTGATAG GCAATGGACTGACTTCTAATTTCGGAGCGTCAGATTGTTCAGTTTCTATTCCACCTCTTTCATCTCAAGGAACATCTGAGCTGCAACCTTCTAGCACACCT GGTTCTGCTGAATTCAGTAGTCTAGACAAGGATACGGATGGTCTGAGCAATTCTATACTAGCTATGCCTCCTCGTCTATGCAACGAAAAATTTCTCGAAGCTTATGAAGTGGTGTTGGTATTGGATGACCGTGAAACTTTCGG GTACCATGGCATGAGAGTTGTTAGTAACATCCATTCAAAGTTTCGTGTACCTGTTGAG ATAAAACGCTTGCCTGTTGGAGATGGTATTTGGATTGCTCGTCATAGAAGATCTCGCACAGAGTATGTTCTTGATTTTATTGTTGAAAGGAAAGGTGTCACAGACTTAGTTAGCTCAATTAGAGACAGCAGGTACAAAGATCAGAAATTAAGGCTAAAG AAATGTGGGCTAAGGAAGCTGATATATCTGGTTGAAGGTGATCCAAACGCTTCACATGCATCAGAGAGCGTCAAAACAGC GTGCTTGACCACTGAGATTCTTGAAGGATTTGATGTTCAGAGAACCACTGGGTATCCTGATACTGAGAAGACATACGGCCACCTCACACTTTCGATCATTGATTACTATAGCACGCATTTCTCAAGCAGAGCAAACACTTCTCGAGTTTGCTTAACCTATGACGAGTTTGTCAAGAAGTGCTCTGACCCCAAGAAGCTAACTGTGAGCGACATATTCGCCCTTCAACTCATGCAG GTACCACAGGTGACGGAAGAAACTGCGCTCGCTGTAACAGAGCTCTACCCAACTCTTTTATCGCTTGCTCGGGCATACTCCATGCTT GATGGCAATACCCGTGAACAAGAGCAGATGTTGAACAAGAAGAGCAAGATGGTAAACACAGGGGCCAGCAGAAATATCTTCAAGCTTGTCTGGAGTGAAGGGTGA